The following proteins are encoded in a genomic region of Neomicrococcus aestuarii:
- a CDS encoding MmcQ/YjbR family DNA-binding protein, translating to MDAQKLEQFCLSFPGAYADFPFGEEYAVFKVRAGAGAGSAEVPGKMFAMLINGNTRLNLKCDPPVSEALRAEYPAITPGYHMSKRHWITVEFGALEDEFVRELVEDSYDLVVSKMTRAQQERLRWRGLAAN from the coding sequence ATGGATGCGCAAAAACTAGAACAATTCTGCCTCAGTTTTCCCGGCGCGTACGCGGATTTTCCATTTGGCGAAGAGTACGCGGTGTTCAAAGTTCGTGCGGGCGCCGGTGCGGGGTCCGCGGAAGTGCCCGGCAAAATGTTCGCGATGCTCATCAACGGCAATACTCGCCTGAACCTGAAGTGCGATCCACCCGTTTCCGAAGCACTGCGCGCCGAGTATCCAGCCATCACCCCGGGTTACCACATGAGCAAAAGGCATTGGATCACCGTTGAATTCGGGGCGCTCGAGGATGAGTTTGTGCGCGAGCTCGTGGAGGATTCCTATGATCTGGTGGTCAGCAAAATGACGCGCGCGCAGCAAGAGCGTTTGCGGTGGCGAGGGCTCGCTGCGAACTAG
- a CDS encoding acyl-CoA dehydrogenase family protein, producing MSEQHFSANLVIGTEYQQLQRRFAPIFARIEEGALARDQERILPFEQVKWLDDAGFGSLRVPAEFGGAGISLETLGRLLIDLAAADSNVAHLYRSHLGFVESIRAFDPARRSEWYGRVLHGETVGNASTEKGGNVIGTLNTVITKAADGTWRLNGEKFYSTGTVFSDYTRVSVAVEGREGRSFALIPINALGVSVFDDWDGFGQKLTGTGTTVFTDVVVPDNLIFERTVGTLEAITEAAFFQYVLLAVLAGIARGARDAAAALVATRKRTFNTGSGLPFREDPLIQAEIGKIAAKAYAAEATVVATGRELDTALNEALETGDISGAHRSELAIEAGQVIVPDLVLDAAQSLFLTVGASATSTSKGLDRFWRNAQTVATHNPIAFRARSLGDYYINGTIPVGLNAIGDAKSETNQAAKPE from the coding sequence ATGAGTGAGCAACACTTTTCCGCAAATTTGGTCATCGGCACCGAATACCAGCAGCTGCAGCGCAGGTTTGCGCCGATCTTTGCGCGGATCGAAGAAGGCGCACTAGCCCGCGACCAAGAGCGCATCCTGCCGTTTGAGCAGGTCAAGTGGCTTGATGACGCCGGTTTTGGTTCGCTTCGTGTGCCGGCGGAGTTTGGTGGCGCTGGAATCTCGCTCGAAACCCTCGGCCGGTTGCTCATTGACTTGGCCGCAGCGGATTCGAACGTGGCGCACCTCTACCGTTCACACTTGGGGTTCGTTGAATCGATCCGCGCGTTTGATCCAGCTCGTCGTTCCGAATGGTACGGCCGAGTTTTGCACGGTGAAACAGTCGGAAATGCTTCCACCGAAAAGGGCGGCAATGTCATTGGAACCCTGAATACGGTGATCACTAAAGCGGCGGATGGAACGTGGCGGTTGAATGGCGAAAAGTTTTACTCCACGGGGACGGTCTTCTCTGATTACACTCGCGTCTCTGTAGCGGTTGAAGGTCGCGAGGGCAGAAGCTTTGCCCTCATCCCCATCAATGCCCTCGGCGTCTCCGTGTTCGATGACTGGGACGGCTTCGGTCAAAAGCTCACTGGTACCGGCACTACCGTCTTCACGGATGTTGTTGTTCCTGACAACCTGATCTTTGAGCGCACCGTGGGCACGCTCGAGGCCATTACCGAAGCAGCCTTCTTCCAGTATGTCCTCTTGGCGGTTCTTGCGGGTATTGCCCGCGGAGCACGGGATGCGGCAGCAGCCCTCGTTGCTACTCGCAAGCGCACTTTCAACACGGGAAGCGGCCTGCCGTTCCGTGAAGATCCGCTCATTCAGGCCGAAATTGGCAAGATCGCGGCGAAGGCGTACGCGGCAGAAGCCACCGTGGTGGCTACGGGGCGCGAACTCGATACCGCGCTCAACGAAGCTCTTGAAACCGGGGACATCAGCGGCGCTCACCGCAGCGAGCTTGCGATCGAAGCTGGCCAAGTGATCGTTCCGGATCTGGTGCTTGACGCCGCACAGTCGCTGTTCTTGACGGTTGGCGCTTCGGCAACGAGCACCAGCAAGGGCTTGGACCGCTTCTGGCGGAACGCGCAGACGGTCGCGACGCACAACCCCATCGCTTTCCGCGCTCGCAGCCTCGGCGACTACTACATCAACGGCACGATTCCCGTGGGCCTCAACGCCATCGGTGACGCGAAGTCGGAAACGAACCAGGCCGCCAAGCCGGAGTAA
- a CDS encoding AEC family transporter, producing MFLEILLRILPLFLGILVGFFCSSWSRFKNAEPGISAFVFFVALPALLFILTAQADLSQGIPAAVTLAVTLGTLVYWALVWLFFWITNKRNDTVDLSSSMGAAFGNVSYLGIPLVMGILGPVGYLPAVIVQLIHNIIFMVGYPLIHGILTPEGSGSRSRQFGRALKGSLLKNPIMWAVLLGFAVNFIGWPKDGPIIEFAELMSAAASPAALFAVGLGLRPSFQAIRGGELKLGPVAFATVAKLALLPAITFVAILAVGQPLFAMGNGQEWIFTILIMAGMPTAGTAYVLATSTKGDANLVAATILGTNLFAALTLPLLATLTLS from the coding sequence ATGTTCCTTGAAATCCTCTTGAGGATCCTCCCGCTCTTTTTGGGAATCCTCGTTGGTTTCTTTTGCAGTTCGTGGTCGCGATTCAAGAACGCAGAACCTGGCATTAGCGCCTTCGTGTTCTTCGTGGCGCTGCCGGCGTTGCTGTTCATCCTCACGGCTCAAGCTGACCTCTCTCAGGGAATCCCGGCCGCCGTCACTCTCGCTGTGACTCTGGGAACGCTGGTCTACTGGGCTCTCGTGTGGCTATTCTTTTGGATTACGAACAAGCGCAACGACACGGTGGACCTCAGCTCATCCATGGGAGCGGCCTTCGGCAATGTGTCCTATCTTGGCATTCCGTTGGTCATGGGAATCCTTGGTCCGGTGGGCTACTTGCCAGCCGTTATTGTCCAACTCATCCACAACATCATCTTCATGGTGGGCTACCCGCTGATCCACGGCATCCTGACACCCGAAGGTTCGGGAAGCCGATCACGCCAATTCGGACGTGCGCTCAAGGGCTCGCTCTTGAAGAACCCCATCATGTGGGCGGTGCTTTTAGGCTTCGCAGTGAACTTCATTGGCTGGCCCAAAGACGGGCCCATCATCGAGTTCGCTGAACTCATGTCCGCCGCAGCTTCACCCGCAGCGCTCTTCGCTGTGGGTCTGGGGCTTCGGCCATCGTTCCAAGCGATCCGCGGGGGAGAGCTCAAGCTCGGCCCAGTTGCCTTTGCGACCGTCGCGAAGCTCGCACTCTTGCCAGCCATTACGTTTGTGGCAATCCTCGCCGTCGGCCAGCCACTCTTCGCAATGGGGAACGGTCAAGAGTGGATCTTCACGATCCTCATCATGGCCGGCATGCCCACCGCTGGCACGGCCTACGTTCTGGCTACGTCCACTAAGGGCGACGCCAACCTCGTAGCGGCCACCATCCTGGGAACAAACCTCTTCGCGGCGCTCACGCTACCGCTACTGGCAACTCTCACGCTGTCCTAG
- a CDS encoding DUF1206 domain-containing protein, whose translation MDRAQHHTKKAIDAAERASQHPWFERLARLGFVASGILHLLIGVLAWSVAFGGSGNADQSGAVALLKEQSFGPVLLWTCLIGCAFLALWHLSESFFGPTGRDGIRDLSADELKSAAQDSVKDPLAAKDDRTVSTVGRVLKNVGTGLVYAAMAVVFAQFIFGAGSDSEETAAGATTTINSLPGGPLLLIVGGAVIIIVGGYYVFKGVTRRFEKDLSLPRSGALRGAARVLGVLGYVAKGLTLAAVGLLVIVAAVQNDPQESTGFDGALKAIKDQSFGVPALAFIGAGLMAYGIYLFFRARLADMDG comes from the coding sequence ATGGACCGGGCCCAGCACCACACCAAGAAGGCCATTGACGCCGCCGAGCGCGCGTCCCAACATCCTTGGTTTGAGCGGTTGGCGCGGCTGGGGTTTGTGGCCAGCGGAATCCTTCATTTGCTCATTGGTGTTCTCGCGTGGAGCGTGGCTTTTGGGGGTAGCGGTAACGCGGATCAGTCGGGGGCTGTTGCTCTGTTGAAGGAGCAGTCTTTTGGTCCGGTGCTGTTGTGGACGTGTTTGATTGGTTGCGCGTTTTTGGCGTTGTGGCATCTTTCGGAGTCCTTCTTCGGCCCCACGGGGCGCGATGGCATCCGCGATTTGTCGGCGGACGAGCTAAAGAGCGCGGCTCAGGATTCGGTGAAGGATCCGCTTGCGGCGAAGGATGACCGGACGGTGTCTACGGTGGGCCGGGTGCTCAAGAACGTGGGTACGGGCTTGGTGTACGCGGCGATGGCGGTGGTGTTTGCGCAGTTCATTTTCGGTGCCGGGAGTGACAGCGAAGAGACTGCGGCGGGTGCCACGACCACCATTAATTCGCTTCCTGGCGGGCCGTTGCTGCTGATTGTTGGCGGCGCCGTGATCATCATTGTGGGCGGCTATTACGTGTTCAAGGGCGTGACGCGTCGCTTTGAGAAGGACCTGTCACTCCCCCGCAGCGGCGCGCTTCGCGGTGCGGCGCGGGTGCTGGGCGTGCTCGGTTATGTGGCCAAGGGCCTGACTCTTGCGGCCGTGGGGTTGTTGGTGATTGTTGCGGCGGTTCAGAATGATCCGCAGGAATCCACTGGTTTCGACGGCGCGCTCAAGGCCATCAAGGATCAGTCCTTCGGCGTTCCCGCGCTGGCGTTCATCGGCGCCGGGCTGATGGCGTACGGAATTTACTTGTTCTTCCGCGCGCGCCTTGCGGACATGGATGGCTAG
- a CDS encoding oxygenase MpaB family protein, giving the protein MSFLGDVAARAIHPLRVRLRHTFAGQTEGVPAWEDALDRGDDAGYFAPTSATWHVHGGMTPIAAGIKALLLQALHPGALAGVAEHSDYRADPLARLAGTIRWIFTVTYGDTAAAQQACAYVRRRHEPVTGTYASATGESLEYSANDATLAHWVHCAFAEAFLTAYQDFRGPIPLPPDALPGESGADAYVREWSVAGTMMGVASPPRSRAELTAALLQYDDDAQLSGGPRVREVVHFLQQPPLDPMLLPGYRLLFLAVVNSLTPRQAELLELRQWPAFLRPVSNGLARFALAVVQVALQKVGPSELAARRRLRRLGVL; this is encoded by the coding sequence ATGAGTTTTCTCGGGGACGTGGCGGCGCGGGCGATTCACCCTTTGCGGGTGCGCTTGCGCCACACGTTCGCGGGCCAAACCGAGGGCGTTCCCGCGTGGGAAGACGCCCTCGATCGCGGGGATGACGCGGGCTATTTCGCCCCGACTTCCGCCACCTGGCACGTTCACGGCGGCATGACGCCGATCGCCGCGGGCATCAAAGCGTTGCTGCTGCAGGCTTTGCACCCGGGCGCGCTCGCGGGCGTCGCCGAACATTCCGACTACCGCGCGGATCCGCTGGCCCGGCTTGCCGGCACTATCCGCTGGATTTTCACGGTGACGTACGGGGACACGGCGGCGGCGCAACAGGCGTGCGCCTACGTGCGTCGTCGTCATGAACCCGTCACCGGAACGTATGCTTCGGCAACCGGCGAATCCCTCGAATATTCTGCGAACGACGCCACCCTAGCCCACTGGGTCCACTGCGCGTTCGCCGAAGCCTTCCTCACCGCGTACCAGGACTTCCGCGGCCCCATCCCGCTCCCGCCCGACGCTCTCCCCGGCGAATCCGGCGCGGACGCGTACGTTCGCGAGTGGTCCGTGGCCGGGACGATGATGGGGGTTGCCTCGCCGCCGCGGTCTCGCGCGGAGCTTACCGCGGCTTTACTCCAATACGACGACGATGCCCAGCTCTCCGGCGGCCCACGCGTCCGGGAGGTAGTCCACTTTTTGCAGCAGCCACCTTTGGACCCCATGCTTTTGCCCGGGTATCGCTTGTTATTTCTTGCGGTCGTCAATTCACTCACGCCTCGGCAAGCTGAGCTCCTCGAGTTGCGCCAATGGCCCGCGTTCTTGCGGCCGGTGTCCAATGGACTGGCGCGCTTTGCTCTCGCCGTGGTCCAAGTCGCGCTCCAGAAGGTGGGGCCTTCGGAACTCGCGGCACGTCGTCGTCTTCGCCGCCTCGGCGTGCTCTGA
- a CDS encoding NADPH-dependent F420 reductase, with the protein MADVTIIGAGNMARGISSRVVAADRSLEILNREAGKAQELATELGGAVNGAALEQKVSGKIVILALPFDASKEVVASLGSALDGKIVIDISNPVNFETFDSLTVPAGTSAAEELAKLAPNATFVKAFNTTFAGNLASGKINGQPLDVFVASDSAEARAAVVSLISDADMRAIEVGGLHHARELEGFQLLHMALQVNPAYENFQWGSSIQIVG; encoded by the coding sequence ATGGCTGACGTAACCATCATCGGTGCAGGCAACATGGCTCGCGGAATTAGTTCGCGCGTCGTCGCAGCTGACCGTTCCCTCGAGATCCTCAACCGTGAGGCTGGCAAGGCTCAGGAGCTCGCAACCGAGCTCGGCGGCGCTGTCAACGGTGCTGCTCTTGAGCAGAAGGTCTCTGGCAAGATCGTGATCCTCGCTCTTCCATTCGACGCCTCGAAGGAAGTTGTCGCTTCCCTCGGTTCCGCTCTTGACGGCAAGATCGTCATCGACATCTCCAACCCAGTCAATTTCGAAACCTTCGATTCCCTCACCGTTCCTGCTGGCACCTCCGCTGCTGAAGAGCTTGCAAAGCTTGCTCCAAACGCTACGTTCGTCAAGGCTTTCAACACCACGTTCGCTGGCAACCTTGCTTCCGGCAAGATCAACGGCCAGCCACTCGACGTCTTCGTTGCTTCCGATTCCGCTGAGGCCCGCGCCGCTGTGGTTTCCCTGATCTCCGACGCCGACATGCGCGCCATCGAGGTCGGCGGCTTGCACCACGCTCGCGAGCTCGAAGGCTTCCAGCTCCTGCACATGGCTCTCCAGGTCAATCCTGCTTACGAGAACTTCCAGTGGGGCTCTTCGATCCAGATCGTTGGCTAG
- a CDS encoding LLM class flavin-dependent oxidoreductase — MGTFDSRPRLALSAFLMNTSSHILGGLWRHPQAQQHRFYDPQIWVDLAIKLEAAKFDSLFFADVVGLYGDHEGGWASHVRKGLQIPTHDPLILLAAIATHTENIGIAATSSVIQAHPFQFARQMSTLDHISNGRVGWNIVTSVLANAHRNFGASTLPAHDDRYGWAEEYVAAAYKLWEGSWDDDALLADKEKGIYADPSKVHKINHRGDYYSIDGPHLALPSTQRTPFLFQAGSSPRGVQFAATHAEATFLFAPHPEYVRKKNAQIVEQLNKAGRERQDIKVFAGLSFVVGSTEAEAKQLEAEYDEFLDLHAIIAHIGGGLGVDFGGLDLDTPIGEVQTEGAQGVLEAVLASTPGRNPTLRDLAYYRAKQQQIVGTPEQIADALIEWQDAGIDGLNVMNHILPGSYDNFIEGLLPELQNRGIAQREYAPGSLRNKIFNRGDKLPDSHPAAQYRGIFDDLSAEATVVEKSVFSSQES; from the coding sequence ATGGGTACTTTTGACTCGCGGCCACGTCTCGCGCTGTCCGCATTCTTGATGAATACCTCTAGCCACATTCTGGGGGGATTGTGGCGCCATCCGCAGGCGCAGCAACACCGCTTCTATGATCCTCAAATTTGGGTGGATCTCGCGATTAAACTCGAAGCCGCAAAGTTCGATTCTTTGTTCTTCGCGGATGTCGTGGGACTCTATGGGGATCACGAGGGTGGCTGGGCATCACATGTTCGTAAAGGACTACAGATTCCAACGCACGATCCCCTGATTCTGCTTGCGGCCATTGCAACGCATACCGAGAACATTGGTATTGCAGCCACTAGCTCGGTCATTCAGGCTCATCCGTTCCAGTTTGCGCGTCAGATGTCCACGCTCGATCACATTTCAAACGGCCGCGTGGGTTGGAACATCGTGACTAGCGTGCTCGCTAACGCACACCGAAATTTTGGGGCTTCAACTTTGCCCGCACATGATGATCGGTACGGCTGGGCCGAGGAGTATGTTGCTGCCGCGTACAAGCTTTGGGAAGGGTCTTGGGACGACGACGCTCTGTTGGCGGACAAAGAAAAGGGAATCTACGCAGATCCTTCTAAGGTGCACAAGATTAATCATCGAGGTGACTACTACTCGATTGATGGTCCTCACTTGGCACTACCAAGCACCCAGCGCACTCCTTTCCTGTTCCAAGCGGGTTCATCGCCGCGAGGCGTCCAGTTCGCCGCAACACATGCAGAAGCCACGTTCCTCTTTGCGCCACATCCTGAATATGTGCGGAAGAAGAATGCTCAGATCGTTGAACAGCTCAACAAGGCAGGGCGCGAGCGTCAGGACATTAAAGTCTTCGCTGGGCTCTCGTTTGTTGTTGGATCGACTGAAGCTGAGGCAAAGCAGCTTGAAGCCGAGTACGACGAGTTCCTTGACCTACACGCAATCATTGCTCACATTGGTGGCGGCCTAGGAGTGGACTTCGGTGGGCTCGATCTTGACACTCCGATTGGGGAGGTCCAGACGGAGGGCGCGCAGGGCGTTTTGGAAGCTGTCTTGGCATCAACGCCCGGACGGAACCCGACTTTAAGGGACCTCGCCTATTACAGGGCTAAACAACAGCAAATTGTGGGCACGCCTGAGCAAATTGCAGATGCTTTGATTGAATGGCAAGACGCTGGCATAGACGGACTGAACGTCATGAACCATATACTCCCAGGCTCATACGACAATTTCATTGAGGGTCTGCTTCCGGAACTTCAGAACCGCGGGATCGCCCAGCGAGAATATGCGCCAGGGTCACTACGGAACAAGATTTTCAATCGAGGGGATAAGTTGCCGGATAGTCACCCTGCTGCTCAGTACCGTGGCATTTTTGACGACTTATCGGCAGAAGCAACAGTTGTCGAGAAGAGCGTGTTTAGCTCGCAAGAGAGCTAA
- a CDS encoding putative quinol monooxygenase, translating to MIFIVVKFKTRPEYTENFMELAADFTSATRAEPGNKWFEWSRSVEEPDTFVLVEAFENDAAGDHVNSDHFKQAMIDLKPALVETPHIISRTVDGDDWDRMGELRVD from the coding sequence ATGATCTTTATTGTTGTGAAATTCAAGACCCGCCCCGAATACACCGAGAACTTCATGGAACTCGCAGCGGATTTCACCTCCGCCACCCGCGCCGAGCCCGGCAACAAGTGGTTCGAATGGTCCCGTTCCGTGGAGGAGCCGGACACGTTTGTACTGGTGGAGGCCTTTGAGAATGACGCCGCGGGCGATCACGTCAACAGCGACCACTTCAAGCAGGCCATGATCGACTTGAAGCCGGCCCTCGTGGAGACCCCGCACATCATTTCCCGCACCGTGGACGGGGATGACTGGGATCGCATGGGCGAACTTCGGGTTGACTAG
- a CDS encoding IS3 family transposase (programmed frameshift) — MPKKIDAQVRERAVRLVLEHRAEYPSNAKAIAAVARQEGVGAESLRRWVIQAEIDVGAREGQTSEEHAEIKRLKAENRQLREDVAILRAATNFLRGGTRPPQPLMMGFIDQMRSEGFAVESIVRVLREQGVKIAARTYRAWKRPRISARTVTDAMVVDAVRDAAWKTVVDQTGTQRRRMTPEGLYGRKKMTALIRRTALPDVSRGAVDRAMRALGLSGVTRSKAIRTTIRAKDGIRAGDLLNRDFTAPRPDHTWVTDFTYVRTWTGWVYVAFILDVFSQRIVAWHVQTTKHVDLVMIPLRMALWERDRQGHRVGPGQLRHHSDAGSQYTSVMLTEHLALEGIAASIGSVGDAYDNALMETVNGLYKAECVRTTIFHDGPYKTIADVEFATAGWVDWYNNRRLHGSLGMVSPDEFEATYYAALTPEPLPA; from the exons ATGCCGAAGAAGATTGATGCCCAGGTCCGCGAACGAGCGGTCAGGCTGGTGCTTGAGCACCGAGCGGAATACCCATCGAACGCGAAGGCGATCGCAGCCGTTGCCCGTCAAGAAGGTGTAGGGGCTGAGTCGCTGCGCCGGTGGGTCATCCAAGCCGAGATCGATGTCGGTGCCCGGGAAGGTCAGACCAGCGAAGAGCACGCTGAGATCAAGCGGCTCAAAGCCGAGAACCGTCAGCTCCGTGAGGACGTAGCGATCCTGCGCGCGGCAACGA ACTTTCTTCGCGGGGGAACTCGACCCCCGCAACCGCTGATGATGGGCTTCATCGACCAAATGCGTTCGGAGGGCTTCGCCGTCGAGTCGATCGTACGCGTCCTGCGTGAGCAGGGCGTGAAGATCGCGGCACGCACCTACCGTGCGTGGAAACGCCCCCGGATCTCGGCTCGTACGGTGACCGACGCGATGGTCGTGGACGCGGTCCGTGACGCCGCCTGGAAGACCGTCGTCGACCAGACAGGCACGCAACGGCGTCGGATGACTCCGGAGGGGTTGTACGGGCGGAAGAAGATGACCGCGCTAATCCGCCGTACCGCCTTGCCAGACGTCTCCCGCGGTGCAGTCGACCGCGCCATGCGGGCGTTGGGACTCTCGGGCGTCACGAGATCGAAAGCGATCCGTACGACGATCCGTGCGAAGGACGGGATCCGTGCCGGGGACCTGTTGAACCGGGACTTCACTGCCCCGCGGCCTGATCACACGTGGGTCACTGATTTCACCTACGTCCGCACCTGGACGGGCTGGGTATATGTTGCGTTCATCCTCGATGTGTTTTCGCAACGCATCGTGGCCTGGCATGTCCAGACCACCAAGCATGTCGACCTGGTCATGATCCCGTTGCGCATGGCGTTGTGGGAACGTGACCGGCAAGGCCACCGAGTCGGCCCTGGGCAGCTGCGGCATCACTCAGATGCGGGATCTCAATATACGTCTGTGATGCTCACCGAGCATCTCGCGTTGGAGGGTATCGCCGCATCGATTGGGTCGGTGGGTGATGCGTATGACAATGCGCTGATGGAGACGGTTAACGGGCTCTACAAGGCCGAGTGTGTGCGCACGACGATCTTCCACGACGGCCCTTACAAGACGATCGCGGACGTCGAGTTCGCGACCGCTGGATGGGTCGACTGGTATAACAACCGAAGGCTTCACGGTAGCCTTGGAATGGTCAGCCCCGACGAGTTCGAGGCGACCTATTACGCGGCCCTCACCCCAGAGCCGCTCCCCGCATAA
- a CDS encoding acyl-CoA dehydrogenase family protein, with amino-acid sequence MTTTSANSEPEVNALSDEAKYQNLSDQFAEVFARIAEGAKDRELNRELPFKQVQWLKDAGFTKVRVPKKFGGEPISHEHLFRLLIDLSAADSNVSHLLRSHFSFVETISREPEEFQERWYARVLNGEIFGNAATERGGNALGTTNTKLVKRDSGWVLQGEKFYTTGSIFADWIVVMATTDGVEGRQYAIIPREARGVTILDDWDGFGQPLTGTGTAIFDDVSVDEENIIQRRPSSTLEPAFFQTCLLAVLVGIGRAARDEAAKIVASRTRTFNTGSGAAFKDDQLIQQLVGKLASNVFAAQSIVEAAARSLDAANDPSLKLTPEEGYLRAELAVQQAHVAVPKLILDATSELFDVTGASAVSTSKALDRYWRNARTVATHNPVAFKARSVGDFYINGTIPQGLNAIGDAPNSSASKETSN; translated from the coding sequence ATGACCACAACTTCTGCTAATTCTGAGCCTGAGGTCAATGCCTTGAGTGATGAAGCAAAGTATCAGAATCTTTCTGACCAGTTTGCTGAAGTGTTTGCACGAATCGCCGAAGGAGCCAAGGACCGAGAGCTCAATAGGGAGCTTCCATTCAAGCAAGTTCAGTGGCTAAAGGATGCCGGATTCACCAAAGTTCGTGTTCCAAAGAAGTTTGGCGGCGAACCCATCAGTCACGAACATCTGTTCCGGTTGTTGATTGACCTCTCGGCCGCCGACTCCAATGTTTCGCACCTCTTGCGATCGCACTTTTCGTTCGTGGAAACCATTTCTCGCGAACCTGAAGAGTTCCAGGAACGCTGGTATGCCCGTGTTTTGAATGGTGAGATTTTTGGCAATGCGGCGACCGAGCGCGGAGGAAATGCCCTCGGCACAACCAATACGAAACTTGTTAAACGGGATTCGGGCTGGGTTCTGCAGGGTGAGAAGTTCTATACAACCGGCTCAATCTTTGCCGACTGGATTGTGGTTATGGCTACCACGGACGGAGTCGAGGGGCGCCAATACGCAATAATCCCGCGTGAGGCGCGGGGAGTGACAATTTTGGATGACTGGGATGGGTTTGGTCAGCCGCTTACGGGCACCGGCACCGCAATTTTCGATGATGTTTCAGTAGACGAGGAAAACATCATTCAGCGTCGCCCCAGTTCGACTCTTGAACCGGCGTTTTTCCAGACATGCTTGCTTGCCGTTCTTGTTGGCATCGGGCGTGCTGCCCGGGATGAAGCCGCCAAGATCGTTGCATCCCGGACACGAACTTTCAATACAGGCTCTGGCGCGGCATTCAAGGACGACCAGCTCATCCAACAATTGGTTGGAAAGCTCGCCTCAAATGTCTTTGCGGCACAGTCGATCGTTGAAGCAGCAGCTAGGAGCTTGGATGCGGCAAATGATCCGTCATTAAAGCTCACACCTGAAGAGGGCTATTTGCGGGCGGAACTTGCCGTACAGCAAGCTCACGTTGCCGTGCCGAAACTGATCCTAGATGCGACCAGCGAACTGTTCGACGTGACAGGTGCGTCAGCGGTATCAACGTCCAAGGCGCTGGATAGATACTGGCGAAATGCGAGGACGGTAGCGACGCACAACCCAGTTGCATTCAAGGCACGCTCTGTAGGGGACTTTTACATCAACGGCACTATTCCGCAGGGCCTTAACGCCATTGGTGACGCCCCCAACTCCTCAGCTTCAAAGGAGACTTCAAACTAA
- a CDS encoding CoA-binding protein: protein MRDMNDPEVIKRLLTIQGRWAVVGLSNNPRRAALGVSKFLIDHLGMDVVPVSLKGDDVHGRQGYKKLADIPGHINVVDCFVNSQKVGAVVDQAIEIGADAVWLQVGVIDEAAAERARAAGLDVVMNTCPAIEAPKLGL, encoded by the coding sequence GTGAGGGACATGAATGATCCAGAGGTCATTAAGCGGCTACTGACGATCCAAGGTCGGTGGGCCGTGGTGGGCCTGTCTAATAATCCACGACGCGCGGCGCTGGGTGTCTCGAAGTTCTTGATCGATCATCTTGGCATGGATGTAGTGCCGGTTTCCTTGAAAGGCGACGACGTTCACGGTCGCCAGGGTTACAAGAAACTCGCCGACATTCCGGGACACATCAACGTGGTGGACTGCTTCGTGAACTCCCAGAAAGTGGGAGCCGTGGTGGATCAGGCGATCGAGATCGGCGCGGACGCGGTATGGCTGCAAGTGGGCGTGATTGACGAGGCGGCTGCCGAGCGAGCCCGCGCCGCAGGACTAGACGTGGTCATGAATACCTGCCCCGCCATCGAGGCGCCGAAACTCGGACTATAG